From the genome of Alicyclobacillus sp. SO9:
AGACTCAATCAGAGCGAGTGTATCACTGTAAGCCAGGTATGGTAAGCCAAGTGTGGTAAGGCAAAAACTATCACAGTAAGACGAGGTGACAAGGTGCTGCGAATCCGAGTTCTAACTCTGTTTCCTGAAATGTTTACGGGTGTGTTGAACGAAAGCATCATTAAACGAGCGCGGGATGAGGAGTTGGTTGATATAGAGGTTGTCAACTTTAGGGATTATGCGACGGACAAGCATCGAACGGTGGATGACTATCCCTTTGGCGGCGGAGCGGGCATGCTTCTGAAGCCGGCTCCGATTTTTGACGCGGTAGATTCGGTCATTGCGTCTTTAGATAATCACGTTACCAGTCTTCATCAGGACGCGGCGAGAATGGATGTCGATACTCGAATCAATGGAGACACCGAGTCTGCAAAGGGGCGAGAAATCGTTCTCATGACGCCGCAGGGGGCGCAGTTTACTCAAAAAATGGCACAAGAACTGTCGCAGTTGGACGATCTCGTATTGATATGCGGACATTACGAAGGCTTCGACGAGCGAATTCGATCTTTTGTTGCGACAAAGGAATTGTCCGTTGGAGATTTTGTGCTGACAGGTGGTGAAATCCCCGCTATGGCCGTAATGGATGCTGTCGTGAGATTATTGCCAGGCGCCTTGGGGAATGAAGCATCTGCTGAGGAAGATTCGTTTGCTTCAGGCCTGCTTGAACATCCTCAGTACACTCGACCAGCCGACTACAGAGGTCACACTGTGCCAGCAGTTCTGTTGTCTGGAAACCATGCCAAGGTTGCACAGTGGCGTCACGAGCAGTCCCTCTACAGAACTTGGATACGCCGCCCGGATTTACTTGAAACAGTTGCCCTGTCTGCTGAGGATCGGCGTTTAATTGACAAGTGGGAACGGAACGTCTCCGACGGAAAGGGAGAAGGCGTGGAGTGATTTCATCTCTGCCCCATGCCTCAGGTAGAGATTTCTCGTGGAGTGCGCGCAGAGATTGAATTGTATTCATCTATTAGCTCGCGAGTATTAGCTCGCGATGCGCAAGTTTCTCCTATGCTTGTGAAAAACACAGCAGATGACTTGCTGCTAAACCGCAAGTCCGTTGCACTGGCTGTAAAATAGAGGATAGACAGAGCATAGGTGCGCGAACTTTGCTTGCCTTGCTCCTTTGGTACCGCAAGTCCGGGATGGGGCTTGACCTGTTTGGGCGAACGAAGGTGACCTCCCTTAGTGACGATTTGAGGCTGTATCCCATGTTGGTCACTAAGGAAGGCCCACAATCATGGTATGATATTGCGTGGAAAATGGTGCAATCAGAAGTGCGTGTCGGCAGGACCATCGAAATCCGCGGTCAGGGTCAAATCTTTTGAATTTAGGGGTTGATCTGCCTCTCACATCGTGGTATATTAGTCGATGTCGCCGCGAGAGCGGGCCGGACAACAAAGCCTTTAAAACCCGCGCCATAACAGCATTTATGAGACATCATGAAGGACTTCAGGCGGGATGATTCAGCCGAGATTGACAAGTGGATGAGCGGAGAAAGATGGACCGCCAACCCAGTGGATTGACAGCAGAATGGTTCATCGGGATTTGAAGCAAAGGGTTCCTTGAAAACTAAACACACGAAAGAGACGCTTGTGTAAGAAATGAGCTTCGTCTGTTCTTTGAGAGAAGAGCAGTACAGGATATAAGCAAGACCAAATTTGAGAGTTTGATCCTGGCTCAGGACGAACGCTGGCGGCGTGCCTAATACATGCAAGTCGAGCGGACTGATGGGAGCTTGCTCCCAGAGGTTAGCGGCGGACGGGTGAGTAACACGTGGGCAATCTGCCTGTCAGACTGGAATAACATCCGGAAACGGGTGCTAATGCCGGATAGACAGCGGGAAGGCATCTTCCTGCTTTGAAAGCTGCTACGGCAGTACTGACAGAGGAGCCCGCGGCGCATTAGCTCGTTGGTGGGGTAACGGCCTACCAAGGCAACGATGCGTAGCCGACCTGAGAGGGTGACCGGCCACACTGGGACTGAGACACGGCCCAGACTCCTACGGGAGGCAGCAGTAGGGAATCTTCCGCAATGGGCGAAAGCCTGACGGAGCAACGCCGCGTGAGCGAAGAAGGCCTTCGGGTTGTAAAGCTCAGTCAATCGGGAAGAGCGGACAGGAGAGGGAATGCTCCTGTCGAGACGGTACCGGAAGAGGAAGCCCCGGCTAACTACGTGCCAGCAGCCGCGGTAATACGTAGGGGGCAAGCGTTGTCCGGAATCACTGGGCGTAAAGCGTGCGTAGGCGGCCTTGTAAGTCTGGGGTGAAAACTCAGGGCTCAACCCTGAGAATGCCTTGGAAACTGTGAGGCTTGAGTACTGGAGAGGCAAGGGGAATTCCACGTGTAGCGGTGAAATGCGTAGAGATGTGGAGGAATACCAGTGGCGAAGGCGCCTTGCTGGACAGTGACTGACGCTGAGGCACGAAAGCGTGGGGAGCGAACAGGATTAGATACCCTGGTAGTCCACGCCGTAAACGATGAGTGCTAGGTGTTGGGGGTTACCGCCCTCAGTGCCGAAGGAAACCCAATAAGCACTCCGCCTGGGGAGTACGGTCGCAAGACTGAAACTCAAAGGAATTGACGGGGGCCCGCACAAGCAGTGGAGCATGTGGTTTAATTCGAAGCAACGCGAAGAACCTTACCAGGGCTTGACATCCCCCTGACCGGTGTAGAGATACACCTTCCCTTCGGGGCAGGGGAGACAGGTGGTGCATGGTTGTCGTCAGCTCGTGTCGTGAGATGTTGGGTTAAGTCCCGCAACGAGCGCAACCCTTAATCTGTGTTACCAGCATGTAAAGATGGGGACTCACAGGTGACAGCCGACGCAAGTCGGAGGAAGGTGGGG
Proteins encoded in this window:
- the trmD gene encoding tRNA (guanosine(37)-N1)-methyltransferase TrmD, with translation MRIRVLTLFPEMFTGVLNESIIKRARDEELVDIEVVNFRDYATDKHRTVDDYPFGGGAGMLLKPAPIFDAVDSVIASLDNHVTSLHQDAARMDVDTRINGDTESAKGREIVLMTPQGAQFTQKMAQELSQLDDLVLICGHYEGFDERIRSFVATKELSVGDFVLTGGEIPAMAVMDAVVRLLPGALGNEASAEEDSFASGLLEHPQYTRPADYRGHTVPAVLLSGNHAKVAQWRHEQSLYRTWIRRPDLLETVALSAEDRRLIDKWERNVSDGKGEGVE